The Nocardia vinacea genome contains the following window.
CTCGGTCGCAACCTTCGTGCACGGTGGCGCCGAACAACCACTTCGGGCGCAGCGCATCGTCGAGCGGGATCATCGGCGCCTGGCCGGTGGCCATATAGAGAAGGTATGTAAGGGTCTCGGACAGATTGTCGGGCTGGATCGGACAGCCGGGCACGCAGACGATCGGAATGCCCGCTTTGCTCTTCCAATCCCAGCCGAGGTAGTCCGGGACACCCATCGCGCCGGTCGGATTTCCCGCCATGGCGTGGATACCTCCGTACGTCGCGCAGGTGCCTACGGCGACCACTGCGGTCGCCTTGGGCGCCAGCCGATCGAGCCATTCGCTCGTCGTCATCGGCTGACCGGTCGCAGGATTGTTGCCGAAGCCGCACCAATAACCCTCGTCGTGCAGCTGCTCGTTGGGGATCGATCCCTCGACGACCAGAACGAACGGATCCAGTTCGCCCCGATCTCCCTTGAAGAACCACTCCAGGAAATCGTCCGCGCCACCGGTCGGACCGCATTCGAAATCGATGAGCGGCCAATGCACGGCAATCTTCGGTAAACCGGGGAGTGATCCGAGTGCGATCTCTTCGATGCTCGGCTGGGTGGCGGCGGTGAGGGCCACCGAATCGCCGTCGCAGCTGAGTCCCGCATTGATCCAGAGGACGTGGATCAGGGTTTCTTCGGCTTTTACTGCTTCCTGAGTTGGCATCGGACTGCCACCTTCCGCAGCGGGGGCACGCGGATACGGTCAGCTTTAACAACGCATCCGCGCGTGACTCTGATCACATGAGTCTAGGTCTGA
Protein-coding sequences here:
- a CDS encoding hydrogenase expression protein HypE, coding for MPTQEAVKAEETLIHVLWINAGLSCDGDSVALTAATQPSIEEIALGSLPGLPKIAVHWPLIDFECGPTGGADDFLEWFFKGDRGELDPFVLVVEGSIPNEQLHDEGYWCGFGNNPATGQPMTTSEWLDRLAPKATAVVAVGTCATYGGIHAMAGNPTGAMGVPDYLGWDWKSKAGIPIVCVPGCPIQPDNLSETLTYLLYMATGQAPMIPLDDALRPKWLFGATVHEGCDRAGYYEQGDFAEEYGSPKCIVKLGCWGPVVKCNVPKRGWVNGVGGCPNVGGICIGCTMPGFPDKFMPFMDEPPGGKISSTASGLYGSVIRSLRHITGRTVDKEPRWRHKGGKLESGATRTW